A genomic stretch from Kribbella amoyensis includes:
- a CDS encoding PH domain-containing protein encodes MTEPVAPSQTSQPRAEQTGERLHPLTPFVKGWGYFVVAAFAMANNESLRTNLTIAGIVLGAVLVGGILLGALSWWFTKWQLTDDAIRVDSGFLFRRTRIIRFDRIQTIDVAQPLVARLFNMAELRMDVAGGSRSDGRLSYFTYDDAANLRTTLLVRAKGEQATERPEEPRYEPPPLLVVPTGRLLGATLLSSTVLGSLAGLIWLIVATTVLEFHIGLFAGLPLLLGVVQPIWKQVVGNHKFTLAETHDGLRTKRGLFDIQRQTVPPGRVQGLLITEPLIWRLIGWSRVDLDIAGVVGGVQGDDGDERDGAQLLPVGQRDEVAGVLARVLPGLDLSRIELHRAPERAKWLRPIGWRYLAYGADEQVLVTTRGWISRRTSIVLHHKTQSVRVQQGPLQRRLGLANVHVDTPQGPTDAVALHRDLGDAAELLEAQTARAREARRTASSPVPVQTQPNPPSPDGSSSSDASPADDSSAT; translated from the coding sequence GTGACCGAGCCCGTCGCACCCTCCCAGACGTCCCAGCCGCGGGCCGAGCAGACAGGGGAGCGGCTGCATCCGCTGACCCCGTTCGTGAAGGGCTGGGGGTACTTCGTCGTCGCCGCGTTCGCGATGGCGAACAACGAGAGTCTGCGCACCAACCTGACCATCGCCGGGATCGTGCTCGGCGCCGTGCTGGTCGGCGGCATCCTGCTCGGCGCGTTGTCCTGGTGGTTCACCAAGTGGCAGCTGACCGACGACGCGATCCGGGTGGACAGCGGGTTCCTGTTCCGCCGGACCAGGATCATCCGGTTCGACCGGATCCAGACGATCGACGTCGCGCAGCCGCTGGTGGCTCGCTTGTTCAACATGGCCGAGCTGCGGATGGACGTGGCCGGTGGCAGCCGCAGCGACGGCCGGCTGAGCTACTTCACGTACGACGACGCCGCGAACCTGCGGACCACGCTGCTGGTCCGGGCGAAGGGCGAGCAGGCCACCGAGCGGCCGGAGGAGCCGCGGTACGAACCGCCGCCGCTGCTGGTGGTCCCGACCGGGCGGCTGCTCGGGGCGACGTTGCTCTCCTCCACCGTGCTCGGCAGCCTGGCCGGTCTGATCTGGCTGATCGTGGCGACCACGGTGCTGGAGTTCCACATCGGTCTGTTCGCCGGTCTGCCGCTGTTGCTCGGCGTGGTGCAGCCGATCTGGAAGCAGGTCGTCGGCAACCACAAGTTCACGCTCGCGGAGACGCACGACGGACTGCGGACCAAGCGCGGCCTCTTCGACATCCAGCGGCAGACGGTGCCGCCGGGACGCGTGCAGGGCCTGCTGATCACCGAGCCGCTGATCTGGCGGCTGATCGGCTGGTCCCGCGTCGACCTGGACATCGCTGGCGTGGTCGGCGGCGTCCAGGGCGACGACGGTGACGAGCGGGACGGCGCACAGCTGCTCCCGGTCGGACAGCGCGACGAGGTGGCCGGCGTACTGGCTCGGGTGCTGCCCGGTCTGGACCTGTCCCGCATCGAGCTGCACCGCGCGCCGGAGCGGGCGAAGTGGCTGCGGCCGATCGGCTGGCGGTACCTGGCCTACGGCGCCGACGAGCAGGTCCTGGTGACCACCCGTGGCTGGATCAGCCGGCGGACGTCGATCGTGCTGCACCACAAGACCCAGTCGGTCCGGGTCCAGCAAGGACCGCTGCAGCGGCGCCTGGGGCTCGCCAATGTCCACGTGGACACCCCGCAGGGCCCCACCGACGCGGTTGCCCTGCACCGCGACCTGGGCGACGCCGCCGAGCTCCTCGAAGCTCAGACCGCCAGGGCCCGCGAGGCACGGCGTACGGCGTCCTCCCCGGTCCCCGTCCAGACCCAGCCGAATCCGCCGAGCCCGGACGGGTCCAGCAGCTCCGACGCCTCTCCGGCGGACGACAGCTCGGCCACGTAG
- a CDS encoding L-aspartate oxidase: protein MTAPAVPQRLAAPAPGWTDTVDVVVIGSGIAGLTAALKARALGSVLVVTKDVVASGSTQWAQGGIAAALGPGDSPEDHLEDTLVAGAGLCDPAAVRALVTEGPDAVRELIDLGARFDTAAGGDLSLTREGGHHRNRIAHAGGDATGMEIERALVAAVKRADDIRIIEHALVLDLLRADDGAVAGVTLHVMGEGQLDGIGAIRSRVVILASGGLGQLYAATTNPSVSTGDGVALALRAGAKVRDLEFVQFHPTVLWLGKGAKGQQPLVSEAVRGEGAFLVDHDGNRFLQGQHELADLAPRDIVAKAIMRQMLATGKDHMLLDARHFGDELWRVRFPTILASCRSHGIDPVRELIPVAPACHYSSGGVWTDLDGQTSVPGLYACGEVACTGVHGANRLASNSLLEGLVFAGRIVTALANDGLPPLREPAVDSRVAGLVDADVVAELQRTMTVGAGVIRSATGLADAGERLGKLIEQPAGEPGTPHWEATNLATVASALVAAATEREESRGSHWREDHPDRDDTRWSGSVDLTLPADGTAARPATAFVALKESSEGK, encoded by the coding sequence ATGACTGCTCCCGCCGTGCCGCAGCGGCTTGCCGCGCCCGCACCTGGTTGGACCGACACCGTCGACGTGGTCGTGATCGGGTCCGGGATCGCCGGACTCACCGCGGCTCTCAAGGCTCGTGCGCTCGGTTCGGTCCTGGTGGTAACCAAGGACGTGGTCGCGTCCGGGTCGACGCAGTGGGCGCAGGGTGGGATCGCGGCCGCGCTCGGACCGGGTGACTCGCCCGAGGACCACCTCGAGGACACCCTGGTCGCCGGAGCAGGGCTGTGTGACCCGGCCGCGGTCCGCGCGCTCGTCACCGAAGGGCCGGACGCCGTCCGCGAACTGATCGACCTCGGGGCCCGGTTCGACACCGCGGCCGGTGGGGACCTGTCGCTGACCCGCGAAGGCGGCCACCACCGGAACCGGATCGCCCACGCCGGCGGCGACGCGACCGGGATGGAGATCGAGCGCGCCCTGGTCGCCGCGGTGAAACGGGCCGACGACATCCGGATCATCGAGCACGCCCTGGTCCTCGACCTGCTGCGCGCGGACGACGGCGCCGTCGCGGGCGTCACCCTGCACGTGATGGGCGAGGGCCAGCTCGACGGCATCGGCGCGATCCGCAGCCGGGTGGTGATCCTCGCGTCCGGCGGTCTCGGCCAGCTGTACGCCGCGACCACCAACCCGAGCGTGTCCACCGGCGACGGCGTGGCCCTGGCGCTGCGAGCCGGCGCGAAGGTGCGCGACCTGGAGTTCGTCCAGTTCCACCCGACCGTGCTCTGGCTGGGCAAGGGCGCGAAAGGCCAGCAGCCGTTGGTGTCCGAGGCCGTCCGCGGTGAGGGCGCGTTCCTGGTCGACCACGACGGCAACCGGTTCCTGCAGGGTCAGCACGAGCTGGCCGACCTGGCGCCGCGCGACATCGTGGCGAAGGCGATCATGCGGCAGATGCTTGCCACCGGCAAGGATCACATGCTGCTCGACGCCCGGCACTTCGGCGACGAGCTCTGGCGGGTCCGGTTCCCCACCATCCTGGCGTCCTGCCGCTCGCACGGCATCGACCCGGTCCGCGAGCTGATCCCGGTCGCGCCCGCGTGCCACTACTCCTCCGGCGGCGTCTGGACCGACCTGGACGGGCAGACGTCCGTCCCCGGCCTGTACGCGTGCGGCGAGGTCGCCTGTACCGGCGTGCACGGCGCGAACCGGCTGGCCTCGAACTCGCTGCTCGAAGGCCTCGTCTTCGCCGGCCGGATCGTCACCGCCCTCGCGAACGACGGCCTGCCGCCGCTGCGGGAGCCGGCCGTCGACAGCCGGGTGGCCGGTCTGGTCGACGCCGACGTGGTCGCCGAGCTGCAGCGGACGATGACGGTCGGGGCCGGCGTGATCCGCAGCGCGACCGGGCTCGCGGACGCCGGGGAGCGGCTCGGCAAGCTGATCGAGCAGCCGGCGGGCGAGCCGGGGACCCCGCACTGGGAGGCGACGAACCTGGCCACGGTAGCCTCCGCGCTGGTCGCGGCCGCGACCGAGCGCGAGGAGAGCCGGGGCTCGCACTGGCGGGAGGACCACCCGGATCGCGACGACACCCGGTGGTCGGGCAGTGTGGACCTCACACTGCCGGCCGACGGGACCGCGGCCCGGCCGGCCACGGCGTTCGTGGCGCTGAAGGAATCGTCGGAGGGAAAGTGA
- a CDS encoding DedA family protein — protein sequence MGESLHALAIAVPTGGIAALAYLVVGLVIGVESMGIPLPGETTLIAAALLASQGDLNLWYVIGAAAVGAIVGDSIGYMIGRRAGRGLFQRLGRRSRHFSAERIERAERYFHKYGVWTVFFGRFVALLRIFAGPMAGTLRMPYPQFLAANAAGGIAWSTTIGLVAYKVGDNADRIFGELSIWALVAIAVVAVGAYVFFKLRHRRTRTEIVAPVAAPAVVEESADA from the coding sequence ATGGGGGAATCCTTGCACGCGTTGGCCATCGCCGTACCGACCGGCGGGATCGCCGCCCTCGCCTACCTCGTCGTGGGCCTCGTCATCGGGGTCGAGAGCATGGGCATTCCGTTGCCTGGGGAAACGACCTTGATCGCGGCCGCGCTGCTGGCCTCCCAGGGCGACCTGAACCTGTGGTACGTGATCGGTGCCGCCGCGGTCGGTGCGATCGTCGGCGACTCGATCGGGTACATGATCGGCCGCCGGGCCGGGCGCGGGCTGTTCCAGCGACTCGGCCGCCGGTCCAGGCACTTCTCCGCCGAGCGGATCGAGCGGGCCGAGCGGTACTTCCACAAGTACGGGGTCTGGACCGTGTTCTTCGGCCGGTTCGTCGCGTTGCTGCGGATCTTCGCCGGTCCGATGGCGGGCACGCTGCGGATGCCGTACCCCCAGTTCCTCGCCGCCAACGCGGCCGGCGGGATCGCCTGGTCGACCACGATCGGGCTGGTCGCGTACAAGGTCGGCGACAACGCGGACCGGATCTTCGGCGAACTCTCGATCTGGGCGTTGGTCGCGATCGCGGTGGTGGCGGTCGGGGCGTACGTGTTCTTCAAACTGCGGCACCGCCGGACCCGGACCGAGATCGTGGCCCCGGTCGCGGCTCCCGCTGTGGTCGAGGAGTCAGCGGACGCGTAG
- a CDS encoding type III pantothenate kinase, producing MLLAVAVENTRTLVGLVFEGTVKRHWWVGTDPRRTADEWAVLLDGLLAGESPVSGVAVCSAVPHVLHELRDVVGRYYQDVPSVVVEPGVKTGLPVLVDNPREVGTDRIANALAAVNRYGAPCVVVDLGTATTVDLINPAGAFVGGIIAPGIETATDALGESAAQLRRVELTRPRSVVARNTVEALQSGAIFGFTALVDGLVTRALVEQSLTPGEVPVIATGALAPLIVAESGLITQHEPFLPLLGLHQAFTRNR from the coding sequence ATGCTGCTGGCCGTCGCCGTCGAGAACACCAGGACCCTGGTCGGTCTGGTCTTCGAGGGCACGGTCAAACGGCACTGGTGGGTGGGCACCGACCCCCGGCGTACCGCGGACGAGTGGGCCGTGTTGCTCGACGGGCTGCTGGCCGGGGAGTCGCCGGTCTCCGGGGTCGCCGTCTGTTCCGCGGTCCCGCACGTCCTGCACGAGCTGCGCGACGTCGTCGGCCGGTACTACCAGGACGTCCCGAGCGTGGTCGTCGAGCCGGGGGTGAAGACCGGGTTGCCCGTCCTGGTCGACAACCCGCGCGAGGTCGGTACCGATCGCATCGCGAACGCGCTGGCCGCAGTCAACCGGTACGGCGCTCCCTGTGTGGTGGTCGACCTCGGCACGGCGACCACCGTCGACCTGATCAACCCGGCCGGCGCCTTCGTCGGCGGAATCATTGCCCCCGGCATCGAAACGGCGACCGACGCCCTCGGTGAGTCGGCCGCCCAGCTCCGCCGGGTCGAGCTCACCCGGCCGCGTTCGGTGGTCGCCCGCAACACCGTCGAGGCGTTGCAGTCCGGCGCGATCTTCGGCTTCACCGCGCTGGTCGACGGCCTGGTCACCCGCGCCCTCGTCGAGCAGTCGCTCACGCCGGGCGAGGTCCCGGTGATCGCGACCGGAGCGCTCGCTCCGCTGATCGTCGCGGAGTCCGGCCTGATCACCCAGCACGAACCCTTCCTGCCCCTGCTCGGACTGCACCAGGCCTTCACCCGGAACCGGTGA
- a CDS encoding 2'-5' RNA ligase family protein, with protein MGGQQLDPGRASAHRPDTGSTQRTWTERAGLTALLIAVPELARYTDRWRTGSYSSVRPDLPLSALIPPHVTVLVPWVADPRPEHVQRLTDALADVPPFQLGFDGVGRFPNGTVYLRPEPFDEVLDVIQRVLKAFPECPPYGGEHPDPYPHLTIASSGQGTDELVAEAETALELAAPPTVLLDDLTIWREGGDQIWRLVGSVPLGTG; from the coding sequence ATGGGAGGACAACAGCTCGACCCCGGCCGTGCGTCCGCACACCGGCCGGACACGGGGAGTACGCAGCGGACCTGGACCGAACGGGCGGGACTGACCGCTCTGCTGATCGCGGTGCCCGAGCTCGCCCGGTACACGGACCGGTGGCGCACCGGCTCGTACTCGTCCGTGCGCCCGGATCTCCCGCTGAGCGCGCTGATCCCACCGCACGTGACCGTCCTGGTGCCGTGGGTGGCCGACCCGCGGCCGGAGCACGTCCAACGGCTCACCGACGCGCTCGCCGACGTCCCGCCGTTCCAGCTCGGCTTCGACGGCGTCGGCCGGTTCCCGAACGGGACCGTGTACCTGCGGCCGGAGCCGTTCGACGAGGTGCTGGACGTGATCCAGCGGGTGCTGAAGGCGTTCCCGGAGTGCCCGCCGTACGGCGGTGAGCACCCGGATCCGTACCCGCACCTGACCATCGCGTCCTCCGGGCAGGGCACCGACGAGCTGGTCGCGGAGGCGGAGACCGCGCTGGAGCTGGCGGCACCGCCGACCGTGCTCCTCGACGACCTGACCATCTGGCGGGAGGGCGGCGACCAGATCTGGCGGCTCGTCGGCTCGGTCCCGCTGGGCACCGGGTAG
- the panC gene encoding pantoate--beta-alanine ligase: MRLTQTKAELRAAAAVRPRAVVMTMGALHEGHAALLAEARERVGPDGSVVLTIFVNPLQFGPSEDFDRYPRTLANDLAIAKAEGVDLVFNPSRDELYPNEPSITVHPGPLADELEGMVRPGHFAGVLTVVAKMLHLTAPDLALFGEKDYQQLTLIREMTCDLDWDVDIVPVPTVREADGLALSSRNRYLDETERDEALVLYRALTAGAKAGMNGPDAVLAAAHAELEAVPSVKIDYLALRAPDLGPVIGPGEARMLVAARVGTTRLIDNISITLR; encoded by the coding sequence GTGAGACTCACCCAGACGAAGGCCGAGTTGCGAGCGGCTGCCGCGGTGCGGCCCCGCGCGGTCGTGATGACGATGGGCGCGCTGCACGAGGGACACGCGGCGTTGCTCGCGGAGGCGCGGGAACGGGTCGGGCCGGACGGCAGCGTGGTCCTGACGATCTTCGTGAACCCGTTGCAGTTCGGGCCGTCCGAGGACTTCGACCGGTACCCGCGGACGCTGGCCAACGACCTGGCGATCGCGAAGGCCGAGGGCGTCGACCTGGTCTTCAACCCGTCCCGCGACGAGCTCTATCCGAACGAGCCGTCGATCACCGTGCATCCCGGCCCACTGGCCGACGAGCTGGAGGGCATGGTCCGGCCGGGCCACTTCGCCGGGGTGCTCACGGTGGTGGCGAAGATGCTGCACCTGACCGCGCCCGACCTGGCGCTGTTCGGTGAGAAGGACTACCAGCAGCTGACGCTAATCCGGGAGATGACGTGCGACCTGGACTGGGACGTCGACATCGTCCCGGTCCCCACGGTCCGCGAGGCCGACGGACTCGCGCTGTCCTCCAGGAACCGGTACCTCGACGAGACCGAGCGGGACGAGGCGCTCGTCCTGTACCGGGCCCTGACGGCCGGCGCGAAGGCGGGGATGAACGGACCCGACGCCGTCCTCGCGGCCGCCCACGCCGAGCTGGAGGCGGTCCCGTCGGTGAAGATCGACTACCTCGCCCTCCGAGCACCCGATCTCGGCCCCGTGATCGGCCCCGGCGAGGCCAGAATGCTGGTCGCGGCCCGGGTGGGAACGACCCGTCTCATTGACAACATTTCCATCACGCTGCGGTGA
- a CDS encoding TIGR03668 family PPOX class F420-dependent oxidoreductase: MILPPGRCRELFAAADRVVLATTGADLRPHLVPVTFVLTGDRVLIAIDHKPKTTKNLRRLRNLTENPRVALLADHYTPDWTQLWWTRADGTATVLPSVPTEPLAAKYPQYAETPPTGPFIEIQIEKWTGWSAS; the protein is encoded by the coding sequence GTGATACTTCCGCCCGGCCGCTGCCGGGAACTCTTCGCGGCCGCCGACCGCGTCGTCCTCGCCACCACCGGCGCCGACCTCCGCCCCCATCTGGTCCCCGTCACCTTCGTCCTGACCGGTGACCGGGTCCTGATCGCGATCGACCACAAGCCCAAGACGACGAAGAACCTCCGCCGGCTCCGCAACCTCACCGAGAACCCGCGGGTAGCCCTCCTCGCCGACCACTACACCCCCGACTGGACCCAACTCTGGTGGACCCGAGCCGACGGCACCGCCACCGTCCTCCCCAGTGTCCCCACCGAACCCCTCGCCGCGAAGTACCCCCAGTACGCCGAGACCCCACCGACCGGCCCCTTCATCGAGATCCAGATCGAGAAATGGACCGGCTGGTCGGCGAGTTGA
- a CDS encoding Rossmann-like and DUF2520 domain-containing protein, translated as MERIGIIGAGRAGSALGAALASAGYPVTGLTARTPVSRERAARLLPDVPVLTPDEVTARADVVLVAVPDDHIATTAAALPLTAGQYVVHLSGAHGLAVLAGVDAVPIALHAPMTFTGGPADLTDVVLTATAPEAARTFVERLAKDLGADVQWVAEEQRARYHAGIVHGANHLTTLLAQAFDVLRAAGVQDPAATLRPLVTATLDNTLRSGHDALTGPIARGDVDTVAAHLAVLRDRTASTYAELARATVELAAADGRLDQATVARFGEVLAGNRAPDEQVLERDRAGEAPR; from the coding sequence ATGGAACGCATCGGCATCATCGGAGCCGGGCGGGCCGGGAGCGCCCTGGGAGCAGCCTTGGCGTCCGCCGGGTACCCCGTCACGGGCCTGACCGCACGCACCCCGGTCTCCCGGGAGCGGGCCGCACGGCTGCTCCCGGACGTCCCCGTCCTCACCCCGGACGAGGTGACCGCCCGCGCCGACGTGGTGCTGGTCGCGGTCCCGGACGACCACATCGCCACCACCGCGGCCGCGCTGCCGTTGACGGCGGGCCAGTACGTCGTCCACCTCTCCGGCGCCCACGGACTCGCGGTACTGGCGGGAGTGGACGCGGTCCCGATCGCGCTGCACGCGCCGATGACGTTCACCGGTGGCCCGGCGGACCTCACCGATGTGGTGCTCACCGCGACCGCGCCGGAGGCGGCGAGGACGTTCGTCGAGCGACTGGCCAAGGACCTCGGCGCCGACGTGCAGTGGGTCGCGGAGGAGCAGCGGGCCCGGTACCACGCGGGCATCGTGCACGGGGCGAACCACCTGACCACGTTGCTCGCGCAGGCGTTCGACGTACTGCGGGCAGCGGGCGTCCAGGATCCGGCGGCCACACTGCGGCCGCTGGTCACGGCAACTCTCGACAACACGCTGCGGTCCGGTCATGATGCGCTGACCGGGCCGATCGCCCGCGGCGACGTCGACACGGTCGCAGCCCACCTCGCCGTCCTCCGGGACCGCACGGCAAGCACGTACGCCGAGCTGGCCCGGGCCACGGTGGAGCTGGCCGCGGCCGACGGCAGGCTGGACCAGGCGACCGTCGCCCGCTTCGGCGAGGTACTGGCGGGGAACCGGGCGCCGGACGAACAGGTGCTGGAGCGGGATCGAGCAGGGGAGGCACCGCGGTGA
- a CDS encoding DUF6220 domain-containing protein: MRSVYRVLASLVAIGVLAQAMTIALGWFTTLKDVDDGLVFDKNSDANFGQMAHGILGMTVIPALALLLLIVSFFAGVDGGVKWALIVFGLVVLQVALAFVSFGVPAIGALHGANALAVMAVAGMAGRRAAGPRTETPAPSEAKL; the protein is encoded by the coding sequence ATGAGGTCCGTTTACCGTGTCCTCGCGTCGCTGGTCGCGATCGGGGTGCTCGCCCAGGCCATGACCATCGCGCTCGGCTGGTTCACCACGTTGAAGGACGTGGACGACGGCCTGGTGTTCGACAAGAACTCGGACGCCAACTTCGGGCAGATGGCGCACGGCATCCTCGGGATGACGGTGATCCCGGCGCTCGCGTTGCTGCTGCTGATCGTGTCATTCTTCGCCGGCGTCGACGGCGGGGTGAAGTGGGCGCTGATCGTGTTCGGCCTGGTGGTCCTGCAGGTGGCCCTCGCCTTCGTGTCGTTCGGCGTTCCGGCCATCGGCGCGCTGCACGGGGCGAACGCGCTGGCGGTGATGGCTGTCGCCGGGATGGCCGGCCGCCGGGCGGCGGGGCCGAGAACCGAGACGCCGGCGCCGAGCGAGGCCAAGCTGTAG
- a CDS encoding multicopper oxidase family protein, protein MTGRRRRLLIGLAAAVVVLAPLAFFWQRSLVPGELSPMTMGYADYGGGPATAAGHAGHERDIKTFDVPTNRPADVVVELVARAERFDIAGRGPTEGYTLNHSSPGPRITAKQGQLIQVTLRNESVPDGITLHWHGVDVPAAADGVAGVTQDAVRPGQSFVYRFIARDAGTYWYHSHQVSHEQVKKGLFGPLVISPGPADVVAAVHTYDKIRTVNGQYGEHRVDAAPGSVVRVRLINTDNGPMATWVDGAPYAVVSVDGTDVHEPGQVNGKSVLVTAGGRIDLRIRIPSGSAVRLGLGGGPTTLVLGAGDAPTGTEPADRVDLLSYGTPAPTGLDASSPDRRFEYRIGRRPGFLDGRPGLWWTINGHLYPDGPMFMVADGDVVVMTIKNTSGQVHPMHLHGHHVLVLSRDGVKASGSPWWTDSLNVEDGETFEIAFKADNPGVWMDHCHNLDHAAQGLVTHLMYVGVNTPYKIGGTYDNEPE, encoded by the coding sequence ATGACCGGGCGCCGCCGGCGGCTCCTGATCGGCCTGGCCGCGGCCGTCGTCGTGCTCGCCCCGCTCGCCTTCTTCTGGCAGCGCAGCCTGGTTCCGGGCGAGCTGTCCCCGATGACGATGGGGTACGCCGACTACGGCGGCGGCCCGGCCACGGCCGCGGGTCACGCCGGTCACGAGCGCGACATCAAGACCTTCGACGTACCCACCAACCGGCCCGCGGACGTCGTCGTCGAGCTGGTCGCGCGGGCGGAGCGGTTCGACATCGCGGGCCGTGGTCCGACCGAGGGCTACACCTTGAACCACAGCTCGCCAGGCCCCCGGATCACCGCGAAACAAGGGCAACTGATCCAGGTGACCTTGCGCAACGAGTCGGTCCCGGACGGGATCACGTTGCACTGGCACGGCGTCGACGTCCCAGCCGCTGCGGACGGCGTCGCCGGGGTCACCCAGGACGCGGTCCGGCCCGGGCAGAGCTTCGTGTACCGGTTCATCGCGCGCGACGCGGGGACGTACTGGTACCACTCCCACCAGGTGTCGCACGAGCAGGTGAAGAAGGGGTTGTTCGGCCCCCTGGTGATCTCGCCTGGTCCTGCCGACGTGGTGGCGGCCGTCCACACGTACGACAAGATCCGCACCGTCAACGGCCAGTACGGCGAACACCGCGTCGACGCGGCCCCCGGTTCGGTCGTGCGGGTGCGGCTGATCAACACCGACAACGGGCCGATGGCGACGTGGGTCGACGGGGCGCCGTACGCCGTGGTCTCGGTGGACGGGACCGACGTGCACGAGCCGGGCCAGGTGAACGGCAAGTCGGTCCTGGTCACCGCGGGCGGCCGGATCGACCTGCGGATCCGGATCCCGTCCGGCTCGGCGGTCCGACTAGGCCTGGGCGGCGGCCCGACCACGCTGGTCCTCGGCGCGGGCGATGCGCCGACGGGGACCGAACCGGCCGACCGGGTGGACCTGCTCAGCTACGGCACCCCTGCCCCGACGGGCCTGGACGCGTCGTCGCCGGATCGGCGGTTCGAGTACCGGATCGGCCGGCGGCCCGGGTTCCTCGACGGACGGCCGGGGCTCTGGTGGACGATCAACGGCCACCTGTACCCGGACGGGCCGATGTTCATGGTGGCGGACGGGGACGTGGTCGTGATGACGATCAAGAACACCTCCGGCCAGGTCCACCCGATGCACCTGCACGGCCATCACGTGCTCGTGCTGAGCCGCGACGGGGTCAAGGCGTCCGGGAGTCCCTGGTGGACCGACTCGCTCAACGTGGAGGACGGCGAGACGTTCGAGATCGCGTTCAAGGCCGACAACCCGGGCGTCTGGATGGACCACTGCCACAACCTGGACCACGCCGCCCAGGGCCTGGTCACGCACCTGATGTACGTGGGTGTGAATACGCCCTACAAGATCGGCGGCACGTACGACAACGAACCCGAGTGA
- a CDS encoding carboxymuconolactone decarboxylase family protein: protein MTFIRTPSTDEDFFEQNRVAAGYVPNYVGTFAARPAVYEAWKQLNTAIRSSMDLRRYELATLAAAAALRSSYCSLAHGKVLAEKFYSPDEVAALVSTPPADPVDRAVMAFARKVALAADRVTQADVDELRGVGLSDDDVLDVALAAAARCFFSKTLDATGTAPDAAFHSLPTQLREALTVGRAVDAPG from the coding sequence ATGACCTTCATCCGTACGCCCTCGACCGACGAGGACTTCTTCGAGCAGAACCGGGTCGCGGCCGGGTACGTGCCGAACTATGTGGGGACGTTCGCGGCGCGGCCTGCTGTCTACGAGGCCTGGAAACAGCTCAACACGGCGATCCGGTCCTCGATGGATCTGCGCCGGTACGAGCTGGCCACGCTCGCCGCCGCGGCCGCGTTGCGGTCCAGCTACTGCAGCTTGGCGCACGGGAAGGTGCTGGCCGAGAAGTTCTACAGTCCGGACGAGGTCGCCGCGTTGGTGAGTACGCCGCCCGCTGATCCGGTCGATCGTGCGGTGATGGCGTTCGCCCGCAAGGTGGCCCTGGCCGCGGACCGGGTCACCCAGGCCGACGTGGACGAGCTCCGGGGCGTCGGCCTGTCGGATGACGACGTGCTCGACGTCGCGCTCGCGGCCGCGGCTCGGTGCTTCTTCTCGAAGACACTGGACGCCACCGGGACGGCACCCGACGCCGCGTTCCACTCACTGCCGACCCAGCTACGCGAGGCTCTCACCGTCGGACGGGCCGTGGACGCGCCTGGCTGA
- the nadC gene encoding carboxylating nicotinate-nucleotide diphosphorylase — MDDTLDKQWVEDLVRATLEEDLAGGVDVTTTATVDPDQVSVAELVARVDGVVAGLEIAELVIRLVAGSDPVEIEHSVTDGTAVRAGDVLLTVRGKTRQLLTAERTALNLIGHLSGVATLTRRWVDAVEGTGAVIRDTRKTMPLLRSLEKYAVRCGGGRNHRMGLSDAALIKDNHVIAAGGVAEAFRLVRKAYPDIAVEVEVDSVEDALIALESGADLILLDNMPVGQLREAVEKVAGRARLEASGGLTLDTARAVAETGVDFLAVGALTHSAPVLDIAMDLRAV, encoded by the coding sequence ATGGATGACACGCTCGACAAGCAGTGGGTCGAGGATCTCGTCCGGGCCACCCTGGAGGAGGACCTGGCCGGTGGCGTCGACGTCACCACCACCGCCACCGTGGACCCCGACCAGGTCTCGGTCGCGGAGCTGGTCGCCCGGGTCGACGGCGTGGTCGCCGGCCTCGAGATCGCCGAACTGGTGATTCGGCTGGTCGCGGGGTCCGATCCGGTCGAGATCGAGCACTCGGTCACCGACGGCACCGCGGTCCGGGCCGGCGACGTGCTGCTCACGGTGCGCGGCAAGACCAGGCAGCTGCTGACCGCCGAGCGCACCGCGCTCAACCTGATCGGGCACCTGTCCGGCGTGGCCACGCTGACCCGGCGCTGGGTGGACGCGGTCGAGGGCACCGGCGCGGTCATCCGCGACACCCGCAAGACGATGCCGCTGCTGCGCTCGCTGGAGAAGTACGCGGTCCGCTGCGGCGGCGGCCGGAACCACCGGATGGGCCTGTCCGACGCGGCCCTGATCAAGGACAACCACGTGATCGCGGCGGGCGGGGTCGCCGAGGCGTTCCGGCTGGTCCGCAAGGCGTACCCGGACATCGCCGTCGAGGTCGAGGTGGACTCGGTCGAGGACGCGCTGATCGCGCTGGAGTCGGGCGCGGACCTGATCCTGCTGGACAACATGCCGGTCGGGCAGCTCCGCGAGGCCGTCGAGAAGGTGGCCGGCCGGGCCCGGCTGGAGGCGTCCGGCGGGCTCACCCTGGACACCGCCCGCGCCGTCGCCGAGACCGGGGTGGACTTCCTCGCGGTCGGCGCCCTGACCCACTCGGCCCCGGTCCTCGACATCGCGATGGATCTGCGAGCCGTCTGA